In a genomic window of bacterium:
- a CDS encoding RHS repeat-associated core domain-containing protein, giving the protein MEYDFWSARPLAEYIYANDQFVSKDLVMGGLFTAFFHHDGLGSIRDITDRGGNVLTSYDYDAFGEVKQGYIGKYNYNSFTGKQYDSESKLFYFGARYYDPKIGRFITKDPILEPVVLQTLPVPFEDILEDTIDSSSPDFIVPEMIDIPQDLHPYMYCYNDPINWIDPWGLCSEGIEAIPIWEDPIFLLLTLRPTFVFGINVAGVREPTHIGLDILRGRNIIHYGRHIEFGRHIGIWFKKPYITKWHWWPFKKKGK; this is encoded by the coding sequence AGTATGATTTTTGGAGTGCCAGGCCATTAGCAGAATATATTTATGCAAATGACCAGTTTGTATCAAAGGATTTAGTCATGGGAGGATTATTCACTGCCTTCTTCCATCACGATGGATTAGGAAGTATAAGAGATATCACAGATAGAGGAGGAAATGTTTTAACTTCGTATGACTACGATGCATTTGGAGAGGTAAAGCAAGGCTACATTGGTAAATATAACTATAACTCCTTCACAGGTAAACAATATGACTCAGAAAGTAAGTTATTTTACTTCGGCGCCAGATACTATGACCCGAAGATAGGAAGGTTTATAACAAAAGACCCAATATTAGAACCAGTAGTGTTACAGACATTGCCAGTACCATTTGAGGATATTCTTGAGGATACTATAGATTCTTCATCTCCTGATTTTATAGTCCCAGAGATGATAGATATTCCCCAAGACCTCCATCCCTATATGTATTGTTATAATGACCCGATTAACTGGATAGATCCGTGGGGACTTTGTTCAGAAGGGATTGAAGCAATACCGATATGGGAAGACCCAATATTCCTTCTTCTTACTTTAAGGCCAACATTTGTTTTTGGAATAAATGTTGCTGGTGTCCGAGAACCTACACATATTGGTCTTGATATATTGCGAGGAAGAAATATCATTCATTATGGGAGACATATAGAATTTGGAAGACATATTGGGATTTGGTTTAAAAAACCTTACATTACCAAATGGCACTGGTGGCCATTTAAAAAAAAGGGAAAATAA